The window AATGCACATGCTTTTGATCTTTACaaagataacagaaaaaaagggaaactgTGTCCAAATTCTTATAGTAAATAGCATAAACAGTAAACATAATAAGAAAAACTGTCTGGtataaaatacaacaaaatatatCAAGAATTAAGTTACATCCACAAATTGCCGAAAGTTTTTCctattttaattacattttaaactttCTTGTACTACTCattcaaccttttttttttctttttaacagacTGCTGGATTTCAAAGCTTAGGTTAATATGAGTAACTAAGTAACTGCTCTTTGTAAAAAAGACTATTTACAAAGAGTGAGGGTTGACATACTCAACATCTTGGTCAGTTCCATCTCTGCAGATAAAGGAGCTGCAGAGGAGGCCTCCTCCCAGGAACAGAAGTGCTGTGGTGATCCAGCCAATGTAAAGCAAGGCTCCCGGTTCACTCTTTACACGGTCACCCTGCAGAACATAGGTGATGGTGATGGTGGTCCAGCAGACTGGTATTAGCACAAAGAGGCCAGCAAAGAGAATAGCAACTCCGGAAACCATAGCTATTTTGCTCTTTTTCATTTCATCTGGCACAAAGTTGATGAATTTGCTCCCAACAACACCGAGCAGGATCCCAAAGACACCAATAATAATGGCAATGATGATGAGCACTCTGGCAACCTCAAGGTCTAGACTTATATAGAGTCGTTTTCCATATTGTTTGCACTCCACATGCTCTGCACTGACGGTATCACAGGCTTTCCACAAACCTTCAGATTGCACGTTGTTCGATGATTGATGGTCGACTTTATGCACTGTCCATGTGGGAAGAGCACAGATGCTAATGGTCCCCACAAAGCCAATGATGGCCAAGGCCAGGCCCAGAAGCTGTCTTTCACAAGCCACCATGATGACGCTGAAGCACCTTTACTCTTCAAAGAGTAAAGGTGATGTGTTAACAGGAGATTCAGGAATTTATCTGAAGAGCTGAGAAGGAAGTGGTTATCATTTGGTTTTAATACTCAGAATTCTACTGTGGCCTCCACGGTTCCTGTTCACACTTCTACAGGAGATGACAGCTTTTAGTGTTGCCTCTGAGTTGAAACTGGTTTCTAAAGAAAGTGACACATAACGGCAAAAAATAGCACACAGAAGAACTAATAATAATTTGACTTTGAAAAATGCAAGTAGTATTTGATTGGAACCTACTAAATGTGCATCATCATTGCTGAAAAATGCCACATCTCTGTTACAATTTTAATCTCAGTGTTAACTTTTTATTCACTTTATCACAAAGTCACTAAGTAAATTATTTCAGTGCaaataaagaaatcaaaatTTGTTCAGGATCACTAAAATTAGTGAGATTTATTCACAGCAGATTGAGCCTTGTGTTGTTATATTGTTAATCTCAATCCTTCTGAAGAAATGCTGTGTTTAAATTAAAGTGGAAACTATGATTGAGAACTTCATATACATGTGAGATCagtagtctgtgtgtgtgtgtgtgtgtgtgtgtttaatgcaTGGAAGTAATAATTGCATACAGAATATATTTCTGAAGCAGTGGGAGAAAGATGAGAAACAATACCCTGTgtgaaaagcagtttcactgcAGAATATAGTGTGAGAAATACAACCACACAAAGCCGGCAACACATTAGGCACCAAACCAAACCTTTTCTGGTGTTATATCACGCCTGTTTACTGGCAACAattgttaatgttttttaattcctttgattttctttcactttgtttGTGCTGTTAATTGTTAATTCTTGTATATTTTAatctttatgtttatgttttactaacagttttcttctttcctttctctCCCGGTTTCCCCTACAGAAAATTAATGATACGAATGTGAATGTCGTGGTCCTGGCTCTTTTGACCCAATGTTCTTCTCAACTTgctgaaaaaacattttaacaaaaagTCTGTTTCATGCAGAGTGGCCAAGATGCTGATGTTGTTTCATAACCAAATAGTGCAGCCTATAGTGTTAGGGTGATTTTGGTAAAAGTTGTCATTGTACTTAAATTTGTAAACCTTGTCCTGAACTGCATGTTCAGATATTTTTCTGTCCCTTGTAGGATGGTGGAGGAGGTTATAGCTATAGTGTTTAACTGCAGGCACATTTCATGTAAGGTCCTGGTTTTCTTATTTGGTAAGGAATGTAaggacactgtttttttttagttgtctGGGATCAGGTGAGGAGCTTTCAGCTCTAAGACCCTGATCCGATCGGCTCCCCTTGCAAGTTGAAATAGATTGATCTCTgattgtcttgctttgtttatGGGGATAAATCTTTGAACCAGCGAGGCCTGCAAGTGCAGACCTAGTgttagggttttttgtttggtttttctgttttttgtttttaacaagaGAGAAGACAAATATACTCCAATTATAATGTAGCGGCACGAGGAGGGGAGGAAAGGATTTGACTGGGGCAGGTTAACACTGAACCTACATCCTGTCGACAGACACCAAATTGTAGCGGTGCGAGGGATTACGGAGGGGCGCTACCTCGGGGAAGTTACACCCCAGGAAAGAATATTAGATTTTGCGCTGCATTCGCAGACTTCACTACAATTAACCCCCGGGATTTGTATCGTCCTGACTATTGACATTTACTGCCAAGGTCTAAAcggtaggggtgcaacgatacacaaaattcatggttcggttcgatactttggtgtcacggttcgatattttttcgatacaaaaaaatgttcattcttttttaatttgtcatttattaaaattataaatatatattttaactcaaaagtacagtttttatatgtaatgttgctgaaacaacaaagtaataaaataaataaataaatctatctgatcgagaaatcactcatatttggaaaagagagtttattacagagaaatggctctttccaaaataaaagctatagtatatgcttc of the Maylandia zebra isolate NMK-2024a linkage group LG10, Mzebra_GT3a, whole genome shotgun sequence genome contains:
- the LOC111500471 gene encoding claudin-4-like; protein product: MVACERQLLGLALAIIGFVGTISICALPTWTVHKVDHQSSNNVQSEGLWKACDTVSAEHVECKQYGKRLYISLDLEVARVLIIIAIIIGVFGILLGVVGSKFINFVPDEMKKSKIAMVSGVAILFAGLFVLIPVCWTTITITYVLQGDRVKSEPGALLYIGWITTALLFLGGGLLCSSFICRDGTDQDVEYVNPHSL